The genomic interval CAAGTAGGTGGGTTtgtcctggctgcaggatgGATAAAGCAGACAATAACGATTTCACACTTTTTTCATTGAtctcctgcccatggcagagccaGCGACTTTACTCTACCCCTTTGGCGTGGAAGCAGGGGATCAAGAGTACGTCCGGAGGATGGTGGATTTTAACTCACCCCTGTTCAAGCCAGAAATTGGATTTCCCTTTGGGAAGTCACTGAGAGATGTTCTCTATGTGAGTGCCCCCTTTGGCAAGCACATAATGGATGTGCTGCCTTTTTGGTAAAAAAACCTTAACATTGAAATGGAGCAGAAACCAAATTTCATTggaatatattattttttaacatttaaaatggTTGGTTTCTGCTCACCCATGGAGGCTAAAAGCTATCCCAGTCAGCAAATAACAAGTTCTTTTGGTTAGTTTACAGATAACGGACAGATCATTTTTCCACCCACGGACAACTATGTCCCAACCAACCCCAACCCCCCTCCCCGGGGCTTCACTGGCCGGGAGAGCTTGCCAATGGTGGCTGCCTTTTGGGACGATGCAGACTTCTCCAAGGGTGTTGGCACCACTTGGTACCAGGTGAGGGCCACCAGAGGTGTTCTGGCAGAATCCAGTTCCCAGCTCACTCATTTAATTCTCTCTCTTGCCATCTGGCAGGAGTACTCTACACTCAGCTCTACCCAAGACCCTGTTGTCCGAGATGTGGAAGCAAAGATTGAGAAATACCTAAAAATCCCCTATGTAGCAAAATGGACCTTGAAGGTGACGTGGGAGAAAGCTCCAGCGTACCCATCCCGGAGGGATGACACTCAGGTGAGCAGTGACACACCAGGTGGCAGAGTGCTGGTGGCTGTTTCAAGCCTCagtctgctctgcagggagagcaggggaggctctgggagcactgagggggtgccctgggtttctCCAGACGAGCACCTACCAGGCAGTGCTCAGCACCGACGGGAGCCGCTCCTTCGCCCTGCTGCTGTACCAGGACGGGGGGATGCGCTGGGACTACagcaggctggctgcagccaaCGTGCTCATCGGCttctccaggtgctgcaggccTCTCCCTGCCTTCGGGGACAGCAGAGATTTGTCCCAGCACCGTGTTCAGACTGTCGGAGGCATTTCccccaggagagcccagctcccATTCCTGGAGCAATCCTGCCCCATTTAAACCCCTTCTCTTGCAAAAACGCAGCAGTTCCCACCCTAGCTGCtctgtggggagaggaggagggctGTGTTGGAAGGATTACCTCAAACCTCCTCTCTCCACACAGTGGCAATGGCTATGCCCAAAACAACGAGCTGACTAAGGAGCCACCAGCTGTCAAGTACCGACCagaccagcacagcagcaccggCTCTGGTACGGCACCGGGGGTCCTTGGGGCGGGCGGGGATGGAaggagctgtgtgctctgtgccaggagcatgTCCCCACACCCATCCCCGGGCCAGCAAAGCCACTGGGCAAGAGCTGGCCACCCAGAGCAGACTGTTGGTGTCCCATATCCTCCTGTggcttcccacagccctgctggctctaGAGGGAGCCTGGAGACCTCGTGTGAGGTCAGTGGCCAGGGACAGCTGTCCCACGGGatccctcagcacaggcagacaCCCTGGCTGAGCAGTGTTGCTCTGTGGTTGCTCCCCCAGATGTGCGTGGGCTGTGGATTTACAGGCTGGACAGTCGCTCCCGGGTGAATTacaggctgcagtgcctggcGTGGCTGGACATGGAGCCAGCTCCGGCCACCTGGAACAGCcagctgccaccctgcccctgctcccggccccaggcagagctggatcCCCGCTACCGCTGGAGCACAGGTGCCAAGGACAGCCCCCAGGGccagctgcagggtgggggGATGgtcctctcctgctctgggggcagcTGTGACCCTCCCACTATTTCAGGCCCAGCAGACACCTCCACGAGGATGCTGCGCActgcatcccccagcccagctggagctggggtaCGGTGTCTGTACCAAGGTGGGAGCTTGCTCGAAGGCTGGCAGGAGAGAGCATGGAGCCCCCCCTTCCACGTTGCCACTGGTAAGTGGGAACTGGCATTCCCTCACCCTAAAATACCCCAAGAATCAAGCATAGGCAGAGCAAGAGCCCTGACACACCTCATCACATTCCTCCCCAGACATGGAGCTGGAAGCATTTGACTGGTGCTGCCGGCGTGTGGGGAAGCCCCTGTTCTGTGCCAGGTTTGCTGAGAAGAGACCGAGGGTTGACTGTGAAGGATATGTGCCACCCACCCCTGGTGAGTGCCCAGGCTCTacctctgctgtgccagagcactGAGCTGGGCATGGCCCCATGCTTTAGCCACACTTTGCACCATGCCAGTGGGGACTGCTGAGCCAccactgagcagctctggggctgctctcctccctgAAATGACACCAGCAtttgctcttcttcctctgcccAAAATGTCTTCATCTCCTTTGGACTCCAGCTGGTGCCTTTGGGGACCCTCACATCACCACCCTGGATGGACTCACCTACACCTTCAATGGGCTTGGGGactttgtcctgctgctggccagtgATGCCCGGACCAGCTTCGTTTTGCATGGGCGCACAGCACAGACTGGCATGGCCCACGCCACCAACTTTGTGGCCTTTGCTGCCCAGTACATCTCCAAGACCACCACAACAGTGAGTAGGAGTGCCCTGGGTATGAGTTTGATCCTCTAATGGGGGAGACCTCTCTGGCAAGTTGGGAATAACCTCTACATCACCTTCAAGTGGGTGGGCCCCAAGAGGCAACCCCTCTTCTTTTCCTGTCACCTCCCACCATGCCAACAAAGTACTGTTATGGGGAAATGGACTAATATTCACCAGGCAGAGGTCTAACACCTCCTGCAAAcaggccagcaagggctggagaCTCTGGAGGAACATGGTCTGCTTCACCTTTTCCATTGCACACTCTTTGTCCTGACACTTTAGCACAAGTGACTGCTCTCCTGACTTTGCAGCATGGCTCCCTACACTCATTTAGCTTCACTAATCAGAATGTCCTGGTGTCACCAGAAGCAGGCATTGAATAGCATGAGGagggggctcagagctgggagccccccagcacagctctccatgCTGTCAAGTCCAGCTGAGCAGTGGCAGCGGCCTGGGTGTGCCCCTTGCCAAGGTGACAGGCAGCTCTCTGTCCTCTTCTGTGCAAACATCAGAGCTGCTGTACTGTGTGTCTGCTGGGGTGGAGAGCACACCAACACAGGCCCCATGGCTGAGCCTCTCTTCTTGGGCTGGAGGAAGACAGAGTTAATAACTGTTCCCAgcctggagggacagcaggaaggGACAAGCAGAGGGGCTGACTGGGACACCCACCATGATTTTCAGGTTGAGTGGACCTTGGGGAGTCAGGATGACATCCACGTCCTCCTGAACAACGAAACCATCCAGTTTTCCTATTCCCAAGGTGAGCACGATCTATTGTTAAACGCTAAATATATGTGGGGGGAACCAGaaatgtccccatcccctgggaCCAGCCTTGCCTAGTGCTAGGGCAGCCATCCTGAGATCCATTAAATGCCTCTCACCTCTACCTGTCTCTGGTCTGGGTGGGGTGGATGGGCAGCACTCCCACGAATTCCCACTCCCAGAATCCATGGTTGTCATTTCAGGTGCCAGCTTTGCATGGACTCTCCCTCTGTGTTCTCCTTCTCTTGCAGACCTGGGTGAGGAGGTGTACTACAGCCCTGGTGTCCTGCTGGTCAACTCCTCCTCTGTCACAGCTGTCCTCGATGGGAGCGTGGCTGTCTCTGTGTCAGCCACCTCTGGGATCCTCAGCGTGGTGTGCAGCCTGCCCGACTGGTACCGCAACAGCACCAGCGGCCTCCTGGGTGAGggctctgccagagctggggagcaAATTCTCCTCCCACTCTAAAGTGGAAAACTGGGGCATTGTGCTtgtgagggcagggacacctgggtaTAAACTAAACACTGGCCAGCACCAGAGAGGAGGTCAGCCCTGGCATGGGGGATTCCAGCACTCTGGTGATGCTCCACCAGGTGTGTGGGACCATGACCCTGCAGATGACTTCCAGATGCCAAATGGTACCAGCATCCCTGTGaacagcagtgaggaggagaTCTACAGCTATGGGATGACCTGTAAGTCCAGGATTAGGATCCCTCTTGATGATTCTCTTCCTGCACCTTCTGGCCATGCTTTGGCTTGAGACATTTAAACATTTGCCTGAGCAAAAGCAATGTCAAGGGAAGGTGTTTGGTGTCCTCATTGCTCTGTGAAAAGGAACCCTAAAATACAACAAGCCTTAAAATGGCCTGTACCCATGGCGTGCTCTCTTGCAGGGGCTGTTGGGGAGCACAGCCTGTTCACTCAGCCTCTGGACTCACCAGCACTGAACTTCACACCCTTCTTCTTGTCTCGGCTGCGGCAGGAGAACGAAAGCCAATACGAGCTGGTGGCCTCTCAGTGTCACGGCAGCAAGGAGTGCATCTTTGATTCACTGAGCACAGGGAACTTGGCCCTGGGCCTGGCCACCCAGAGCCTCGCAGCCAACTTCCAGCAGAGGAAGACAGCACTCAGTAAGTGGAGCACATCCTCACCTCTGAGAGGGCATGGCTTGGATGTAACTGGGCAGTGCCTTGCTCCTTTCCTGGGCTCTCTTGCTTCATATGAGACAGAAGTCACCAAGGTCTTGGATTTGCACTGCCCAGCTGGCTTGTCTTCAGTCCTGGGAGATGCCACTAGCAGGACAGTTGCCATCAAGGTTTTGGAATTGCATTTCCTGGAACTGCATTTCTGGCTTCTCTCCAAACCTGGGAGATGCCACCATGCTGTGCAACATAAGGGCCTTGTTGGTGGGCAGCCAtgacagcatctgcctggggCCCCATCCTCACCAGGAGTGAGTCGGAGCCAAGGGGTGACAAGGCCACatgtgtgctgggctgctctTTCCTCAGATGCCTTCCCTCCCATCATCACTGGTGACGCATCCATCACAGCCTTCAGGACACAGAAGGTCACAAGGCAGTACCGTGCCTTGGGGGAGGGTGCACGCTTCATTCCCCATCTCTCACCAGAGCTCAACATATCGGGTAAGGAAggggagatggagcagctgggatgggaaggaaTGGGATGTAATTCCTCTGCCACCTCTAACTGCTACCTCTCCTCCTGGCAGAGAATGGCACCCTCGTATGGGAGCCCCGTAGGACAGCCCCATTCACCATCAGCCTGGAGGCTGTTGGCTCCAACAACGTCTCTGCACTCCTCCAGCTCCGCTTCACCCTTTGCAgatgcagcaggagccaggactGTGACTACAGCAACACTGTCACTCTCGGGGAGTCTTCCCTGCAGGTAGTGTACCAGAAAGCTCCTCGGTGGTATGGACACTGCGCCTGTCCccatgccagctgtgctggctgtcttCTCTGttccctcatcctcctcacattccctcagccagtgtcactatccccttcccagctggcagcctgcagaTGTGAGAGCGGCTACTCAGGTGCCCTCTGCCAGACCCCTCCGGacccctgctcccagggatgcttCCCTGGCGTGGGATGTGACCCTTCCAGTGGCTgtggcccctgcccagctggccTGACGGGGGATGGAGAGCACTGCTCAGGTGACAAGGGCTCACAGCGTGCCCCTGgggccccagccaggctgtttGTCCTGGTGCCATGGAGCATTGTCTCAGCAGATATCGATGAGTGCATGCAGGGGATGGAGTGCCCAGGGAACAGCACCTGCACCAACACTGTGGGCAGCTacatctgctcctgcctggccagTGAGCAGGGTGAGTACAGGGTCCCTGGCAGGCATGGTCCTTGTCCCCATCACCCCAGACTCTGTGGAAGAGAATTCCTGAgccagagaggagagaaggggGAGCTGCTCAAGCTCTGTGCCCAAGCCCTTGGTGTCGTTCACAGAAGGGACCAGAGTCCAGCCACCACTCGTGTTCCCAGGCTGTTGATCTCACTAATCCTCTGGGaagagaattttttcccatGCAATTTTTCTCCTTGAGAAAAAATTCTCATCCCAGCAAAGTTCAAATGCACATGCGGAGGCTGGGGGCTAAATCAAGCCCTATTTTCAGATTGCTTTGGTGGGGTTGAGTTGATGGCTTTTGCTCTTGTTCTAATGCTGGGATTTAAGAAGGGCAAATGGCTCCAGCTGGAAAGAGGGGGAGTGGGGCTTTTCCTTAAATAATTACTAAAGTTCCTAacacataaaagaaaaacaaaacaaaacttggGAGAAAGGCCTTatggagcagctgaggatggCTCAGAgactggggctctgctctgcagccaggttcATGCCTCTGCCATGCTCTCCATCCCACAGGTGAGAGGCCAGGCTGTGGCTCAGCCTGCGGCTACCACTCCTGCCCTGAGGGCTACTGCAGCAACGGGGGACGCTGCCACCTTCACCCCATCACTTGTGCCcccacctgctcctgccccccGGCTTTCACTGACCAGCGCTGCCTGGTGGCAGGGGGGGATtttcagcccctgcccagctcaggtgGGTACCTGTGTCCAGCATGGGGTGAAACCCAGCCCCActcaccctgctcctggggtgCCAGAGCCACCACTGTGCCTCTCCCCAAGCAGGTCTCCCTCGGAGAAGCATCCAGATGAGGATCAGGACACTGCAAAACGCCACTGCTGAGGAAGTCAACAGCACTGTATGTCACTGGAGGgatgggctcagagcagggcataCACTGGCACACTGGCAGCATGGCAGCTGGGAGTGGGCAAGCCTCTGTGTGCCCTCCCATGGCATCTCTGGGGCCCCAGCAGATCCACaagcccagagggaggaagcACCAATTGCATGATGATGGCTGCAGCCGTGGCCCTGTGCCAAGTCCCCAGCAAATGAACCAaaggccagagcagcccctggggcttGGCCACAATGCCTGCATCACTCTTCAACCTTTCCCCATGCTGGTGCCATTCTGCCTTCCCCTAATCCCttcctgctccccctgctgcaGGTCTCAGCCATCCTGGACTCCCTGGAGGTAAAGGCTTTCCAGAGCAACACCAACATCACCCAGATGTGAGTCAGATGTGAAGCAGCCTGTGACCACTCCAAGGAtcaggtggggcagggctgagcataGGGCCAGAGGGTTTGGTGCACCAAGAGCATTTTCCCCCAGCTCAGAGTCTATTTCTAGCCCTGATGCTGGTAACCCTTGGAGACACAAGTCTGTTGgcaccttcccctcctgcttcACCCCTTCCTTGCCATCGCCCAAATGGGAATACTAAGGCACGGTGAGGCTCAGTCActctgagaggcagcagcagctccaccagcacccctctcttttccctgcaggacagacagcGACGGCTTCACCTTCGTGGTGGTGTCCGAGTTCGCCTATGACAGCCGGGGCACCGTCATCCGCTTCCTGAACGAGGAGCTGCCGGCCGCCATCACCGGCGCCTTCaacgggcggcggcggcggcgggaggcgggcccggggctgctctTCCAGCGCCTGCACCGCGACAACATCACCGACCTGGTGAAGCGTGAGTGCTCCTGGCTGTCAGCTGGGGAGTacccctgtccccattgtccccataACCCTGAGTGCCCCAGGGATTGGCTCACACCCATGGGAGAGAAGGGTGGGCAGCCTCCCAACCCCAGGCGTGGATCCAGCCTGGGGAGGCCTGGGGAAGCATCGAGGGGTGCTGCTGCAAGGCCGAACGCCATGGCCCCACAACACCCAGGGTGTTGCTGCTTTCCCTCCCCAGTGACAGTGGATGAGCTGAGGGACTactttccctgctctctgtaTGGCTACAAAGGCTACCAGCTCCGCTACATGGGGACCATCGGCTTCATCTGCATCTCCCCCTGCAAGATGGGCTTCTGCCAGCACGGCGGCCAATGCCAGCACCTGCCCGAGGGGCCCATGTGCAGGTagcagcaccctggggtggACAaggctgccctgctcagccacttctcccacagcatcacagctcctccctccccatccaCAGCTGCCTGCCCTTCTCCATCTACTCTCCGGCCGGCCCCCGGTGTGAGTGGCTGGCCGtcagcctggctgccttccTCGGCatcctgctgggagcactggctctgctctgcctcctgttTGCCATGGCCTGCCTGGCCCTGCGCCTCTGCCGCCAGCACCGCCAGCACCGCCGGCACCGGGGGTGAGCCAcgggctgggcctgcacaggctggggctggacaTGAGTGTAAGAGGGAAAAACTGATCAAAAATCCTCCTTTGAAAGATCCACCAGTGATAGAACTCATCTGGTTTGGGCAGGGGgaccctgccctgggagagTGGTTGGGTGACCTTTTAATATCTTCCAGCCCCTTTTCCAGACATCTCTTGCTCAGGGGTGCAATAGCATCAGGGGGTTGAATGTtagctttcctttttccccacgTTAGGGAGTGTTTGTATTTCTTCCTCATCCCACCCAATACTTGGTTACAGATGGGctttctatttaattttaatttgcataCCACCCAAATGATTTCCACTTCAATTCACATGGGTCTGGGAAGAGctggcctggagcagggagaagtgGTTTGAGAATTGGACCTTGCTCTTCTGCAGAGGAGGGAGTTAACAGAACAATGGCAAAGTGCAAGGCTGGGGTAGAAAAACCAGCAtctccttcccccctccccaccccttgGTCCTGCAGAGGCATCCACACCCCGGGGATCTCCCTGGCTCTggtcagagctgtgtcctgcacctgctcccagctccctgccagccctggagccagggTTTCTGGGGAGTTCCTtggttcatttgcatttgtggcAAGGCAAGAAATTGTGTGTGCACAACTggggcttttcctcctcttaCAGCCCCATCAGTCAGTCACTGCTCCCCTCTGCCATCTGACCCAGacaccagcagcaggcaggggttCTCTCTCTGCTGACATGTTCTCCCTATTCTGTTCCTCCCTCTCAGGGCCAGGGAGACCTTGTGGAGGACACGGCCCTTCTCCTGTGAGTACATGCCCATAAAACTCCCCCCACTAAGGCTCTGCTTCACCCCAGTCCTCAAGCTCCACtcattttccctgctccagctttaACGATGGCAGGAGAACAAGCAGAGCCCACCCAGTCTCTGGAAAGGCATTGgaaactgcagctccaggccatTGACCCCTCAGTCCAGGTCTGTCCTCAGGGTACAGTTTCCATGGGGTGTTGGGGCTGGGAACTTTGGGCTGGGCTCAGAATCCTGGCCCTGTGCCTCAGGGAGCTCAGGAGCTGTGCCTCACCCTGAAGCATCACCGGTGCTTTGGCCGGCGCTGGGATCCACAGCAGCGTCAcaaagcacagagccagggccacACTGACAGCATGGCCTGCTCCTCCTTTACAGATCAGAATCCAGAGACCCCACGTTGTGcctcccagccaggctcccCAGCAGCCCTAACCTGGCACCAGTCCTTTTCTGGCACCTCCAGGCTCACAGGGGAGTCAGacactgctgcctgctctgctgctctctcttgAGGTCTCTAGCGGCAGCAACGCATGgaagcagggacaggcagctgcCTTTTGGGTTCTGGGAGGATTCTGGAGGAGGTGCTTTTTTGAATGTGTGTTTATGTTGGGTGACCAAAGCAGGAGGATTTCACCTTTCCTGAGGACCTGCAGAGACACCTGGGATCATCCTTGAATGTGCCTGCACCAGGGGAATGTGCTAGTGCAATATAACAGACCCTGCAGATGCCCTGAGAGCAGGGTCAGGTGGGGCAATGCAGTGATTGTAATCCCTTAAAACCAAATAGAATAAACCAAAAATGTTGGCTTGCTGTTAAATTGTCTGCTGCTCAAGGGTCTCTGCTTCACTATCATTGAGCCATCAAGTCCTGGCTTTCTGCTTGTTCCACAGAGCCAAAGTGAAAATGGATGTAAATTTTTGGTGGCTTCATCCCCTCATTTTCCCTACACACCTGCAAGTCTCCTGACACTGTTTACAGTGGCTCAGATCACACAGGTCAGGCTTTGGCCCCTACAAACATCTCACAGCCCTTCAGCCCTGGTGAGTGGGAGATGCTGACCCAAGGAGGGAATATCAGACCCCATCAGATCCCCAACTCCCACCCCATTCACTGCCCTAGACCCTGGCTGAGCTGCATCTCCAGTACCAAAGCCAGGAACAGAAATATCCTGTaatcctgctgctccaaggctGCCCCATCACTGCTTCCCACCACAGTTTGGCAGAGGacatggctgctgcaggatcaCTGATGCTCAAACCCTTCCAAGGTCTTATTGAACAAACAAGATTTGacaatgatttaattttttttaagaaaggaagatGCTctattacacagaaaaaattatttttctgccagCATTTCTGATCACAGCATTGCATTTTGCCTTCACACACCCAGCAGATGTATTGATCTGATTCTGGCTTGATCTGGAGGATAGtcccttctcctgcaggaaagACAGGGCCCAGGGACCACTCAGGGAGGGATGGCTGGGAAACAGAAGTGGGGGACAAGACAGGACAGGCTCACAGGACAAGCCTGGTGCACCCTGGCATTTAAGGGTTTGGCCACAGTCAACCCATGTGTGGTGTTTAACCCTTTCCCAGGGGTCCAGCCTCACCCTGCAGCATGGGAGCACAGTGGGATGTGGGAAGGACAAGGGTGGTGTGTGCACTGGGGGGTACCTGCCCACCTCCCCACCAGTTCTGCCCCCCAGCTGCATCTGGGAAAGGACAACTAAAGCAACTGAACCCCTAGGACAAGACTGGGTTAGAAATGTGAACTTGTGCCAGGGCAGGCAACTGCAGGCACTGCCAAGTGAGCTGCCCTGTGTGGTGGGCAGGGGTGATGGGTTCtgtggggggacacgggggaagAGCAGATCAAAGGGCTTGAGGATCAGCCATGGCCCAGAACGTGCTGCAGGTGTGCAAAAACCTCCCAGTTACTTGTCCTCTCCATCTGCAAAGAAGAAATGAGATTTGTTCAGCCACCTTCTGCCTGAGGGGCAAGCTGGGAGCCCCAGGGCATTTTcttgcaggggcacagggagagagggaaaggagaccCCACAGTCCTGCTCACCTATCTGCTCATCTGAGTCATTCTCTGCCTCCTCAGAGGAATCTGTTGAGGGTTGCAAGAAAGCCCCACGTCAGCTTACGCCATAACCACATTTGCTgtggcctcctcacctcccagtGCCATTACCTCCAGACTGTGCTGGTGGCTCTGTGCCTCCACAacccccacagcccagggcatggCACAACCTGCACatgagcaccccaaaacccttcccccatctgctcagggctcttgctgCCTTAACCACAGGGAGgctgggacattcctgctcccctcccagctctgggcaccaagacagcacagccccagtgcacATGAGCTGCAGACCCACCCGTGCTGGGGGACTGGTATCCATCACAGCCAATCTTCGGCCTCTTCTCGCTGTAGCGGGCGCAGAGGTGGGCACTGCCCGCCCGATTACAGCACCAGTCATACAGCTTCAGCTCCTGGTCTGGGGGCAAAAAGGACAGTGAGGGGCtgaaggggaggggagggagatggGCCGGTTCCAGGCAAGGCTTTTGGCAGCTCCACACTCCCTCCAAGGGAAACAGCATGTCAGGAAACAGGTTGGCACAGagattaaaattatttacaggCTAAACAATGCCAGCCTCGGGCAGGGGATGCCAAGGCTGGCTGTGCTTACCACGGTAGGGTGACGCCTGCCTGGAGTTCCTCCAGTacctctcctgcctgccctcgATGAGCTGGTCCTGGCTGTCGTACAGGCAGCGCACGCCGGCGCCGTGCTGGTTGGGGGAGGCCGAGTGCAGCATGGAGACACGGGCACCCCACCTGCCTGAAATGGGCACCAGGGAGCCTCAGACAGCTCTACCCAGCCAGCACACCTGCCTCAGGGCAAGGACTGCGCCAGAGCTGGCTCCTCGTtatccagcactgccaccacatcacccacagtgctgcaggggtttgggggaacTGATGGAGACCATGCAAGTGGTCCCCAGGGAGAGACCCTGGTCCCCAGCATCTCCATGCAGGTCAGACCAACTCTGGCCAGTCTAATAAGACAAGAAGAGGTCAGCTCTCAATCCTCCTCACTTTTCCTGTCTCTGAAGGGTAGGCCAGTCCCCCGCTCCTTTTCCTTAGGGTCACCTGCCCGCCCTGCCAGGTGGGACCCCAGCCACCCCTGCAGGAAAGGTGGGGAAggacagcctggggatggggagggtgaGGTAGCAGTGTGTCCACTTGCCTCCACGGCTGCTCTTGAAGCGTGGGTCCTGCTGCccttgctgcagggagcaggggcaggtgggcaggccctggctcCATGCCcggggctcctgctgctgccctgtccaCGCCAGGCACTTCAGCCGGTAGTTGATGCCCACGCGGCTCTCCAGCTTGTAAATCCAGAACCCACGGAGGtctgagcagggagagaaacCATGAACTGTCACCTCTGGCCAAGGGGACCACAGGGGCTGTTCTGTCTCAAGGTGAGAGTCATGCGGTGCTGATGCTGGAAGCTAAACCCACAGTGACCTCCACCCTATGTTGAACAGCCACTCAACAGAAGGGAAACAGGGGGAGAGGCTCTTGTCAAAGAAGAAAGCCTTGGGACAGAGCCATTGGCACAAAAAGTGaccatgggcacagcagagatGTTTCAGCCTTAGAGCATAGTGGGTACCCAGGGGAAATGTGCTTCAGGGGGAAAGCCTGGCCTTGAGAACTCAGTGAGAGCCTTGCCACAGTGGCAGGCTGGATTTCCTTCCCTGGGAATATTCCCCTCCTTGTGAACCCACCCCAGCTCTGTGGCACTACCTGTGTTGTAGCCCCTGAACTGGTCAGGGCGATATTTGGCAGCTGGAGGTCTCTTAGTCAGGTCATCATTGTGGTAAAAGCCATCCCCACTGAGtgaagagaaaagaggaaaaatcagaGGTTGCTCTTCCTGGGTGGGATTatccagccccagcctcagcctgccCTCCAGCCATCCTGACCCCGTGCCAGTGGAATTGCAGCACCCACATGACAGCTCTTGGGACAGGAGGACAAAGGAATGAGCTGCCCAGCCTGCTTCCTCCACTCTGTGGGGTACAGTTCTTTTTGGGTGCTGCAAACACtcctgctgcaccaggggctgagcccacagGCATCTGGAGACCCCCACGAGCAGCTTCCATGGTTTCCAGCATTTTGCCAGGCGATTTGGAGGAGAAACCCACGAGTGGTCAttcacacacaggcacacacacagacacacagacacacacacacactcctgtgctgcctgtgcttccCATCTGGGCCACCTTTTCCTtacccagctgcagcagg from Zonotrichia leucophrys gambelii isolate GWCS_2022_RI chromosome 9, RI_Zleu_2.0, whole genome shotgun sequence carries:
- the MUC4 gene encoding mucin-4, translated to MGQAASTSPPAFQTSPGAPAWKEKTAISTGSTTATAAGSTMASTTGSTTATTAGHSTVTTATPAGNSTATTATTAGNTMASTTGSTTAGNTMATTASTAGSTTAITTGNISATTATTATTAGGTTAIASTAPVSPAKEAGSLPSTMAPATPPATTSPATTLSHTFGTQRGPSTELSTSAHTTAGHRTPAPEPKPTHELIKPATLLYPFGVEAGDQEYVRRMVDFNSPLFKPEIGFPFGKSLRDVLYFTDNGQIIFPPTDNYVPTNPNPPPRGFTGRESLPMVAAFWDDADFSKGVGTTWYQEYSTLSSTQDPVVRDVEAKIEKYLKIPYVAKWTLKVTWEKAPAYPSRRDDTQTSTYQAVLSTDGSRSFALLLYQDGGMRWDYSRLAAANVLIGFSSGNGYAQNNELTKEPPAVKYRPDQHSSTGSDVRGLWIYRLDSRSRVNYRLQCLAWLDMEPAPATWNSQLPPCPCSRPQAELDPRYRWSTGPADTSTRMLRTASPSPAGAGVRCLYQGGSLLEGWQERAWSPPFHVATDMELEAFDWCCRRVGKPLFCARFAEKRPRVDCEGYVPPTPAGAFGDPHITTLDGLTYTFNGLGDFVLLLASDARTSFVLHGRTAQTGMAHATNFVAFAAQYISKTTTTVEWTLGSQDDIHVLLNNETIQFSYSQDLGEEVYYSPGVLLVNSSSVTAVLDGSVAVSVSATSGILSVVCSLPDWYRNSTSGLLGVWDHDPADDFQMPNGTSIPVNSSEEEIYSYGMTWAVGEHSLFTQPLDSPALNFTPFFLSRLRQENESQYELVASQCHGSKECIFDSLSTGNLALGLATQSLAANFQQRKTALNAFPPIITGDASITAFRTQKVTRQYRALGEGARFIPHLSPELNISENGTLVWEPRRTAPFTISLEAVGSNNVSALLQLRFTLCRCSRSQDCDYSNTVTLGESSLQLAACRCESGYSGALCQTPPDPCSQGCFPGVGCDPSSGCGPCPAGLTGDGEHCSDIDECMQGMECPGNSTCTNTVGSYICSCLASEQGERPGCGSACGYHSCPEGYCSNGGRCHLHPITCAPTCSCPPAFTDQRCLVAGGDFQPLPSSGLPRRSIQMRIRTLQNATAEEVNSTVSAILDSLEVKAFQSNTNITQMTDSDGFTFVVVSEFAYDSRGTVIRFLNEELPAAITGAFNGRRRRREAGPGLLFQRLHRDNITDLVKLTVDELRDYFPCSLYGYKGYQLRYMGTIGFICISPCKMGFCQHGGQCQHLPEGPMCSCLPFSIYSPAGPRCEWLAVSLAAFLGILLGALALLCLLFAMACLALRLCRQHRQHRRHRGARETLWRTRPFSSLTMAGEQAEPTQSLERHWKLQLQAIDPSVQIRIQRPHVVPPSQAPQQP